CAATGGCGTAATAGCCTCCCGGTTGAGAGCACTTTACCAGGCGATCGAGTCCGAGCCTGTGCCGCAGCAGTTCATCGATCTTCTCCGGCGCCTCGACGAGGCCGAGAGGGCGCAATCGGGCGATTGACAAGGGATATCCTGGC
This DNA window, taken from Sinorhizobium fredii NGR234, encodes the following:
- a CDS encoding NepR family anti-sigma factor, yielding MNDRSDGRARGISAAGARKNDANGVIASRLRALYQAIESEPVPQQFIDLLRRLDEAERAQSGD